From the genome of Strix uralensis isolate ZFMK-TIS-50842 chromosome 6, bStrUra1, whole genome shotgun sequence:
ttaaaagaaaaataaaagcctatTTAAGAGAATATGCAGCAGAAACATGGTCACTCAAACACTCAGCAGGTGTTCTAGTGTAATGTTTAACCACCTTTTCAGCAAGGGGGAGACTATATCCTTTGGCTTAGTGAACTAACCTGTATCCACTAAAAGTTACAAACAAGCTCAACTCGGTAACTGTTGCTTTCAAGACAGAAGCTGTTAttgatgaatttaaaattaaacaacaTAAACTCATAACTATGTACTGTAATTAGGGAGTTCATTTTGTTTATTGCCATATTGATTAAAGTAATGCTCATGTTTCCTGAGAAGTAGTAAATGAGCTGTAACATTGCAGGTGGTGTGGTAGAATATAGTTCAGGACATCTGGAAGTCTAGGACCAAAGGGCTCAGGTCATGGAGTTTAAGCCCTATAATTGCAAACAAGTTTGTCATAATCTAGTTCATATATTCACCATCTTGAGACTGATCTGGTATTTACTTGATGTCAAGTTTTAGTACTTAAAACAGAGCTTTAGCAATGGAAATTGagtttttaataaattcttgTCAAATTCAGGTTTCTTGAACCATCGTTATGTTCTATATCAGTTTTGAAACTAAGCATATAAAAATGTGCTTACATTGGTATTAATAAAAAGTTTTTTCCAATGAGCTGGTGGAATCACTTGATACTGAAATATTAATCAAAGTCATCTTCTCTATTTTGGGATTACTATGCTATTGCTTATAATATTAAAGTCTTTCGTTTAGAAAAGATCTGtatgtaaatgtattttcagtCCTATTTGAGTTCGGTGGCATATCAATACTTTGCTTGGTTAGATACAAGTATTAAGCAGCTTTTCTCCGGAGGCATTTTATCTTACAAAATGGCTCAGTGCCTTCTTGTTGGCATTTAAGATAGCTTGGGAGAGGGTACCCCCAGAATAGGTAGGGCCACTTGTGTCTTTTGGTCATACATGCCAATACTCACAGCACTGTCATTTTGGGAACCAGACTGTTCTGGACTATATACTTAAACCTGTCCATTCATTTTGTGAATTCTCACCTAGTTGGTAATTTTGGATactacaattattttctttccacagtaTGTTTTCACAAAGTACAACAAACCTTTTTTCAGTACATTTGCAAAAACGTCCATGTTTGTTCTATACCTCTTGGGATTTATTGTTTGGAAACCATGGAGGCAACAGTGTACCCGTGGGTTTCGTGGAAGGCATGCAGCTTTTGTAAGTATTTTAACTCTGTAAATGTTTTGATATTTGTTGAAGTTTGTACAGAAAAAACTTAAAATGGGGACTCGAGAAAAGCCAAGTTTACACATTTGTGAAATAGTGCTTTCAGAAAAGCTGTTATAAACTGAATCACAGCACAGGAAGACACAGCAATCATAATAGTAGTcttgtgagaggaagaaaagaaaggaaaaagcaatatGAACTGTGTCAGGAATCATAAGAAATGCTCTCCTGGGCCAGGCCATTGCCCATCTAGCCTGGGATTTTATGTTCCACAGCTGCAGAGGATAATTCTTTTTAAGAAGAGCTTATCGGCTTCACCACTGTTGGCTAGTGGTTCCCTTTTACTTCCCCAGCATCTGTAACTGATGAAATCAGTATTTGAACTTTGtaattgatttttattactgACTCTTTTTGTCTCTAACAGAACTATGAACTGTTTGCTAAGaggttttgagttttttaaagttatatttaGGAAAGGTGGTAGAattatgtttttgttgttgttaatacTGTGTTTTTATAGCCTTTATGCACGACTGACCTTCTTTTGCCCATTCTAGAACTAGGCATAGTTTGTGCTAGAGCCTAAAATTATTGTCGTGTTAgagaaatacatacttttttccaAGGAAATTAAGAGATGCTGGGAAGAACGCTGTTCTGTGCCAGTGTTTCAGAATGCTGAACAGCAGGACTCAGGAAGCAGTAAGGCATTTGGCCTGATATTAATCTcacattaaaataacagaaaatgtgATCCAAGAACACACTGTTAATCAACATGTCTTTATAGAAAATAGCTTGTATGAAAGGAACTGACTTCAGTTCTTTTGGATATATTAGACTTCACTGATAGTGACAGTTGTAGGTATAacatatttaaactgaaatgttACATGACATTaagccaaattatttttattttaaaaaacccagaccatcacaaaaaaaacaaaacccaaaaaactaaacctttttttttaaaaaaataatcttgtgttAAACACATAGAACATTTAGAGTTGGCTGATATCTTGAAGTAATTTTTGCTAGACCAGACTTTAATACCAAGTGTCTGTGCATAGCGTGGCACGTGTTAGACTTGATGCTGCTCAGGGTCTTCATAAGATAATCTGGAAATAACCTACAGCTACAGTAATGCATTGCAGTCATGACAAATAAGAATGATGAAGGTGCTAAAGGATGATTAGTTGTACAGAGCAATTATACTGACCAAAATTACTAATCTGAGCAGATGAGTAGAATAAGGGACTCTTGCCTAGTGTGAATGGTAGTGGTTATATTGACAAACTCATGCAGTGCTATGTCAAGCAAGAGATAATATGAACTCATATGAACTGGACAGCAATGAGTAAGAGTGCTCAATCTGTTGCATTTTGTGTGTGGCACTCATGGCATCACTACTGGAatctcattatttttactttctaatcctgtaaaaaataattttttaaataatttgtagGAAATATGCCAACATTAAAAGTAATGGCTATTTCAAAAGAACACTGCAAAGACAGGACTGTAGTGTACAGTTAGaagatttatttgttttcaccTAAGGCGTTTAGTTAAATATTCATCTATATAATTATTACAAGTGCCTTTAAAATGTCTTGTGTTTATTAATCTGGAACAAAAATTATACATctatagatttttatttcagtaatgatTGCTTAGGTAAACACTCATACCTTACTTTTAAGCCCTCTTCCACATTGGAGGCTTAACCAGCATGGTAGAACAGCAAGCTGCAGGTCAGGAAACAGGGGTAGTAGTGCTTGCTAAGGTgcagaaaggaagaggggaaaatgaTACTTGACCTCATCCTAATTTAAATCTTAGTAAAACTAAGGCAGAGTTATCAGGTTTTTATGCAAAGGAACTTTGCCtcaataaaatgaagaaacaagagGCACGTTGTTAATAAATGCACAATAATTCAGTGAAACATGTCTCGCTAAGACTGAACTTTATGGGTTTTGGCATTCTAACAGCCTGATCCTCCATTGATACCTGGGTAGTTGAATTCAACAAGGTTCTCCAAGAGGTACAAGGAATTGCTGAAACTATTTACTGAACTTGTAAGCCCTCTTGTTTAGTGGGGAGGTGGgctggagggagagagggaacTGTCATAGAATTATGGAAAGAGGCATTAAAAAACTTAATCTCAAAAAATTTCAGTTATTGATAACTCAGTTTTGGTAGattattaattacatttaagGTTCTGTAATCAGTTTGCAGATGCTGAAGGTTATTTTGCTGCTTGTACAACAGATAACAGTGTAAACAGTTCTCTGGTAAGTGCCTTACTTTCTGAAGGTCAATGCTTTTACAGTAACATGACACCATTATCGTGacatacagtttttaaaatatggtgGTCTTAAATGTAATAGTTTTTACAAAGGGATTAGTAACTTATATGTTACTACTAAGTGCTGCAAATAATTGCTTATTATAAGAAATACAGGTTCTCAGCTCAATAAAACACTTGAATGTTTCTGTAGTAGtttgtgaaagaaatatttgtcaTACAAAGGGAACCTTTGCATACTCAGCTCAGTAGCTGTCAAAGCAAAATGTGGAGAGCTAGTGGTAAAGccaaacagttttcaaaactaaaatcCACAATGGAATCATTCAGTTAGTTGAGTGTCTTGTATACTGTGATCTTGCAttgcattttgaaagagaaatggaCTGGCTTCTTCCTTCCAGTGCACGGTGTGACTACTGTTTACTGAATCCAATGTCGGTACTGATATTCTGCTGATCAGCTGCATTGCCAGATGGCCTTTTTGTGGTGATTTTCATCATCCATAAATGACAGTTTGTTATGCCCCTGTTAATCACAGTTTGCTGCTTAATCTGCATACCTAAATCAGAGGCCACATGCAGAAATGTAGCCAAAACACAGAACTTTTAAACCATCTCTGTAGCAGAGTAGGGGGAGGCAATTGAGTGTTGACAAATGGGCATTTGATACTAAATAGGGAGTTGAAGAgagatttttcagaagtattcttcatttcattctttgtttttttccaatttatctACATTTAAGAATAAAATCTTCTTAGTCTGCTCAATTAATTAAGATCATCGGACTCTAGAAGTGGGATTCATTGTTAACCTTGGACAATTTTGCATTCATTCAAACATCCACAAAAAACTCTGGTCCTAAACAAGGAGCCTAATAAAAATGCAGATACCAGATCTTTTTCATTACTTCGCTCTTAcagtttattaatttaatttgtttaagCAGCTTAAAACTTGTCTCGATAGAACTATTCTAAGCAATGAAAACTGCTAAGTGCCTTATGTATTGGAGTTCCTTTCCCAGAGTTTTTTGACTTAGTTCTAGTTCATAAGCTTTTAGGGTCGTGGGAGGACAATgagcatgtatttatttttgtatatgtatTCCGTATTTTATGTTTCTATTTTATCATTTGGACAGAAGCTATAGATCTAATGAAATGTCTGTGATTTTGatgagttattttaaaactttaaatcagTAGGTGTGAATTTTCTGTGAATGAGTTTTGTGTTCATGGCGATATATACAAAAGCGCACAGTTATTTTTCGAGTCTTGCATGTTACCAATACATTTAACATAAAATATAGCTTATGTATGAACGTTTTTGACAAGCCTATCCACTGTGTCCGAAGCCACTTTATTAAATTTGATTCTCTTAATATTCACCAAGCTTTTCTTTATTTAGTTTTCTAATTAGCTAAATTAATTCTACTGCTTATAATTTAAATATCCTGCTTAACATCTCTTTACTTATACCGATTCATTTCAGAGTGAACCTTTATACGTTCCTGTAAAGTTTCATGATTTGccaactgaaaaaaatggcagTAATAATAGTGATGCAGAGAAAAGTGAGTAAAGACTTTTGGAATACTGAAATGCTAGTTCTTTGATGAAGGAATTACTTTCCTCTTTGTTGGTATAACTGCTGTCATGTTGCAGgacttgccttttcttttttctcctctttcttttttttttttttttgtttttttctctccttccttaaATCGCTTATTGCATGAATTGCAGTCTCATATGTTTACTTTCAGGTAGAGAAAACATAGGCCTATCGTTCAGTTTACCTTTCTTGGTCACTACAGATCCAGCCTATGTTTATCTCAAGGGACCGGCTGGGTTCAGTACTTGTGATTCTTTCCTTCTGGGCTTGTATGACCAGCAGCAGTGAGTCAGCCTCTGGAAAAAACAAGCTATTGTCCTTTTTAGAGCAGGAGCAAAGCAGTCAAAGTAAGAATTTTAACAGTCTATGTgcattctgattttatttaagcCTCACTATCTTGTGATAGTAGCTGAAACAGGCCTAACTGTCCCAGACAATCATAAAAAAGTTGGCTGTCAAAGAATCCAATTATCTGATCCTCAGCAAAAGAGTCCCTTCTTATAAAAGGGAAAGTCTCTTTGTTAATGTCTAGATGACACGTGTTAAGAACCGCTTTGGTAGGCTCTGCTGTCCTGTGATAACATGCAGTAATCACTTCAGGGTTGTTTGAACTGTAGCTTTTCCCTTTACCTGTTTTAGGAAATTAGGTATTGTTTCATATTGAATTAGGCTAATATTTATATGTAGagtgtaatgttttctttacacAGGAAACTAATGATACACTACAATACCCTTATAAGTAAAATCTGATCCTGGTTTGAAAGATTAGTTAGAGGGTGGATTTCAAATGAGCAAGTGACTTTATGATCTCTACTAAGCTTTGAGGTCTGTTGGACCCTCATCCTCTGAATGAAACACTGTCCTTGCAGTTAGGTAGAGTTGTGTGCAGTTTTTGTCTGCTTGACTATTAAAGAAGCTCTTATATGTAATATTTATCAATACAGAATAATTCCTACCTAAAAATTTGTTGTTACCTTGTGTGGATCTTTTTGACAGGGAGGAGGGATGGTGCTTTTCAATGAGGTTTCTGTGGGTGGACAACTGTACTGATTGAAAGCAGTAATTGTGCTTTGTCTTTTTAGTGGCCTATCAAATAGCAAAATActagtttaataaataaaaataatagcatgTCTTATATTTGGATAGAAACCTGTTATTTGTGAAGTATTGTAATCAATGCTGTATTAGAACATCATAGTTTTATTTGCGTATTGTGTTGGCTTGAAAAGTTTAATGATaatatgcagctttttttttgctttttttgttttctttctttctcttttcttcttaagCTCCCAAAAAGCCTCGTGTAAGGTTCAGTAATATTATGGAGATTCGACAACTCCCATCGAGCCATGCATTGGAAGCAAAGTTGTCTCGCATGTCATATCCAACAGTTAAGGAGCAGGAATCAATATTAAAAACTGTAGGAAAACTCACTGCAACTCAAGTAGCaaaaattagctttttcttttgctttgtggtATGTGCTCCATTCTTTCAGAAAACTTAAGTATAGACGCAATTAAAACTTGTATAATAATAGTGGAACAGTATTGAGATGACTTGTATTCTTTATGtctcattttataaatatacTAGAAGAAGTAAAACTTTCCTCATGTGCTGGACATGAAGGTGCAACTTCTTAAAGGGAGGGTAATAAAAAGAGATCCTGGGTGTGTGTTTAACTGTAAGGTCAGTTGTAAGATATGCCATGCTTTTGTGCCATGTTGTCCAGTGATGAGTATGTTTGGTACAGCAAAACCTGGGATTACATGTATACAGGCTGTTAATAGCTGCAGTGGGACTGCATGAAATGGGTGAATGTCACTACGACTTCTTTCTGGGCCATCACAGGAAGAGTGCCATCTTCTGCCTCACTGTGGCATTGTGCCCTCCAGTAGTGTGAAGAGAAGATAGTTAATTGTCCTTAAGTTCTGTTGAGGGCTGCAAGATTTACTTATGAATCTGCTGGTTGCTGCTGTTGCATCATGCCTCAGTTCTaggtggagagagagagacaacagTGACATGATATTTGAGAGACAGTAAAAATGTAGAGAGCAGATCAATGATAGCTTTTCCAGAAGTAGGTGCACTGATACTGCTGAATAGGTTATATGTAATGTGGACCCACCGCGGCTTTTCCCCAGAAAGTAGTGctctttaaatctttaaaataataattaaaaaaatattggtaCTGTTGATGCATGTAccagaaaatacaattttctgtgtgtatacataaaGAATTGCACacagcagaaagaataataaaCCACTCGTTAGTGATTTTTGGATGGatgaaatagctttttaaaaattagtttaaaattctGTGTGTCtgagtatatttatatatacacatgcagaTTTTCTGGGGTAGAGTCCTCATGTTCAAAACAAATCCTGTTTATGCTATTCGTGGATGCTGCTACTCCTGGAATGTATATGTATTTCTTCTTGGACTGTATAAATATTTCCACCTAAGCCTGTAGAGAGTGGTAACTTCCCTGAGGATATACCTGAGATCTTATTAATTATGTCTCAAGAAATGATAAAAcacttgccattttattcctttATGGAGGAATTAACAGAatccttccaaaatatttttgatgctTGCTTTTTAGGGTGGAGATGTGTACCAATTTTaagtactctgaaaaaaaacTCATTAGGCTGACTAATGTCCCGTGTGTCTCTGAAATGTCTTTGCAGCCCTTGTGCAGTTATCTTGAAGCACTTGCAAAATAAGTTAAAAGTACCTTTAGGTACTACAGAATAGCTGTTACAATGTcactttaattatttaaatatttttaacttctgaagTATGCTATTTCATTGTTAAACACTAGTTGACTGTGGTTGGTTTGGGCCGGTTCTAATTTTGCAGATGTCTTTTAATGTACCTGCCACTTTAATAGAAGTTAGAAGTCTCGTTGAGGTAAAAgtcttgttttgattttatttttggatAAAtagttgggctttttttctttaagtaggATTTTACTGCACTGTGAAGCTTAAACTCTGTTGTTGCTACCTGTAtaatcacaaaattatttttcttttcccctagtGGTTCTTAGCAAATTTCTCTTATCAAGAAGCTCTGTCAGATACTGAAGTTGCCATAGTTAACATCTTGTCTTCAACCTCTGGTAAGTTTTATTTACACCACCAGATGTGCATTATAGGGCTGTTTATAACATAAAAATCTCTTTGGTTACAAGGGATTTACGTAATGATTTGCCTGTGGATTTGGGGGAATAGTAAGACTTAAAGCCATTGAATATGTGCATGTAAAAATTTCACTATGTATTTGCAGGGGTTTAGGCTATCTTCGTGATTCccctgctttttgcttttgaagtTTGTGTGTGTACTTATGCGGTTACATCTGTGTATTAAAGAGATATATTGGGAGTATAATAGGTGTGAAGGAAAGGTGGTGTAACTTTTTATCAAAATAGATATAATTCAGAGTAAAGTCTTCTCACTAattattaggtttttttaaaaaaaatttagggGTAAAGAACTTAACCCAAATATTATGCATATCACTTGCTTTACAGGTTTTATGCAAGGCTTTAATATGagctttaaagtatttaaattatGTTACAGTCTGTCTTTTGAGGAATAACTTCCGTTGTTtcataaaatcagttttaaaagcacaattatgtgatttttcactgtcttttcaGGCTTACTGCAGTTTATTTTGTTAGTATGGCTAGCCTGTCTTAAGGTTGTGCATGTGTTTGCTCATCTGAGGATTCACATCATAAGGTGTTCATTTCATAGTAGTTCCAATTAAAATTAGGGATGCTAAGATCAAGTAGTTAAAAGAAGTATGtgaaatataaagaagaaaatgtctgtgcAGTTTTCTGAACAAACTAGTAGCAAAACTTGATTGTATAAACTCTTCTTAATTTCTCTTGCAGGGTTTTTTACTTTAATCTTAGCTGCAGTCTTTCCCAGTAACAGTGGAGATAGGTTTACCCTGTCCAAATTACTAGCTGTGATTTTAAGGTAAGAAAATGGGATTGGAACATTTGGTCAAAAACTCCCTGATCCAGTGAGATGACACCTATACCTACTATACCTATGGTATCTGTGACAATATATGATATgcttcacttttttaaaaatccttgttTCACTGATAAATTAAGCAAGTGCATTAAgtctttttaaatacttcataTCATGAGCTATCACCGAATTTCATGCTCCTATAGAAAATCAGATTAATTGCATTTCTGTTGGAAATATTCTTGTTGTTTAagtgtggttttttatttttgtgtagatgggaaaaagaaaaaggcttgacATTCAGTGTTGTCAGCCAGTTTCATTAAATGTCCAGTGCATTGTTCAGGGAGGttaaaagtggggttttttgcttgtttgatttAGCTTAGGATCAGGCCTTAGCAATAGATAACTCCTTTTGGCTTTTCCGAAAGTGGGTTTTGATTAACTAAAAATACCTAAAGATAGAActgtatttttagatttttctccctcttttttttctgtctttgtaaaaAAGTTCTTGGGTTTAACTAgtgttttgtatttcttctttttttgctagCATTGGTGGTGTGGTACTTGTTAACCTTTCTGGATCTGAGAAATCTGCTGGAAAAGATACAATAggtatttgctttttctttaatcctAGAATATGCAGTGATGAGTACCATCTTTTGACAACACTCAGTAGGTCCTATAGCAAGCTATATGTTTCTCACTTAGGTAACACTTCACAATCTGGCTTTTTAGTTTCAACTTCCGAAACTGGATgtttatgatgattttttttcccctccgtGTATATAGTTTAATTgggaaaatatttacatttttaagctTTCTGCATTTTCCATGCTTTTCATATAGTAATGGCTTCTGTAATAAACAATTCATGTCTGACAGTTTTATAATAGGTGTATGTTTAGGAGAGTTGATCCCAGTGTGCATAACATGTTTGGCATGTCttaagtggtttttttcatctttacagGTTCCCTTTGGTCTCTTGTAGGAGCAATGCTCTATGCTGTGTACATAGTAATGATAAAAAGGAAAGTAGATAGAGAAGATAAACTTGACA
Proteins encoded in this window:
- the SLC35F5 gene encoding solute carrier family 35 member F5 isoform X2 is translated as MFVLYLLGFIVWKPWRQQCTRGFRGRHAAFFADAEGYFAACTTDNSVNSSLSEPLYVPVKFHDLPTEKNGSNNSDAEKTPKKPRVRFSNIMEIRQLPSSHALEAKLSRMSYPTVKEQESILKTVGKLTATQVAKISFFFCFVWFLANFSYQEALSDTEVAIVNILSSTSGFFTLILAAVFPSNSGDRFTLSKLLAVILSIGGVVLVNLSGSEKSAGKDTIGSLWSLVGAMLYAVYIVMIKRKVDREDKLDIPMFFGFVGLFNLLLLWPGFFLLHYTGFEAFEFPNKLIWMCIVINGLIGTVLSEFLWLWGCFLTSSLIGTLALSLTIPLSIIADMCMQKVQFSWLFFAGAVPVFFSFFIATLLCHYNNWDPVMVGIRRIFAFICRKHRIQRMPEESEQCESLIPMHSVSQDGESCCS
- the SLC35F5 gene encoding solute carrier family 35 member F5 isoform X3, translated to MFISRDRLGSVLVILSFWACMTSSSESASGKNKLLSFLEQEQSSQTPKKPRVRFSNIMEIRQLPSSHALEAKLSRMSYPTVKEQESILKTVGKLTATQVAKISFFFCFVWFLANFSYQEALSDTEVAIVNILSSTSGFFTLILAAVFPSNSGDRFTLSKLLAVILSIGGVVLVNLSGSEKSAGKDTIGSLWSLVGAMLYAVYIVMIKRKVDREDKLDIPMFFGFVGLFNLLLLWPGFFLLHYTGFEAFEFPNKLIWMCIVINGLIGTVLSEFLWLWGCFLTSSLIGTLALSLTIPLSIIADMCMQKVQFSWLFFAGAVPVFFSFFIATLLCHYNNWDPVMVGIRRIFAFICRKHRIQRMPEESEQCESLIPMHSVSQDGESCCS
- the SLC35F5 gene encoding solute carrier family 35 member F5 isoform X1 is translated as MVWVFIMNRMSSQSSSSTQRRRMALGIVILLLVDVIWVASSELTSYVFTKYNKPFFSTFAKTSMFVLYLLGFIVWKPWRQQCTRGFRGRHAAFFADAEGYFAACTTDNSVNSSLSEPLYVPVKFHDLPTEKNGSNNSDAEKTPKKPRVRFSNIMEIRQLPSSHALEAKLSRMSYPTVKEQESILKTVGKLTATQVAKISFFFCFVWFLANFSYQEALSDTEVAIVNILSSTSGFFTLILAAVFPSNSGDRFTLSKLLAVILSIGGVVLVNLSGSEKSAGKDTIGSLWSLVGAMLYAVYIVMIKRKVDREDKLDIPMFFGFVGLFNLLLLWPGFFLLHYTGFEAFEFPNKLIWMCIVINGLIGTVLSEFLWLWGCFLTSSLIGTLALSLTIPLSIIADMCMQKVQFSWLFFAGAVPVFFSFFIATLLCHYNNWDPVMVGIRRIFAFICRKHRIQRMPEESEQCESLIPMHSVSQDGESCCS